In Pseudovibrio brasiliensis, the following are encoded in one genomic region:
- a CDS encoding autotransporter domain-containing protein, protein MTKVAGITASRAPYLAAAVVASGPLMLSVTTTALGQSWEGNLSTDWFSDDNWSGDIIPNKTQDVYIDTTAPNSAKVTNKTTNGTAGAQRLHVGERGEGTLTVSDGGTVSSTHGYIGHFSGSTGIVEVTGTGVAWDSSVDLFIGDYGDGALTVSDGGAVSSAYGYVGNHSGSTGKVEVTSAESTWQISDTLYVGEGGEGALTISDGGAVSSTIGYIGGDSDSTGTIEVTGTGSTWDNSGNLHVGADGDGTLTVSDDGTVTNTNGIIGHGIGSTGTVEVTDIGSAWENSGSLFVGLGGEGTLTISEDATISVSGTTQLGAHSTGSGVLNIGAGSGETTAAAGTIDASTVEFGDGTATLVFNHTDEAGAYQFDADLASTGSGTHSIVHESGWTDLRGNNANFTGTTEVNGGTLSVSGSLSSLTGTIGSLSGSTGTVEVSGTGAIWGISDTLFVGHGGDGTLTISDGSAVSDVNGFIANSRGSIGTVEVTGTGSTWSNSSTLYVGEDGDGTVAVSDGGAVSSRNGYIGDNNGSTGSVEVTGIGSTWDNSGILVVGASGRGTLTVSDGGAVSNATGYIGSSSVSTGTVEVTGTGSTWENSDTLFVGHDGEGTLTISEGATVNVSGATELGSSSTGSGVLNIGAAAGDSAVGAGVLNSATVTFGTGTGTINFNHTDTDYIFKPQIAGNGMVHQLSGTTTLTGTNTYTGGTTVSGGVLDVRNGNALANTGDVNVSGGRLLITDTETVGDTALTGGSLEIGTGVTLFADAFTLMDGTIIGGTLEGSSYTVENGSIGTVLTGTGPLIKTGTGTVTLTGTNTYTGGTTVSGGKLFVNGTIGDVTINGGTLGGSGTINGSATVTSGTIAAGNSPGALTIGGDLNLTSASVLDFELGPPSGTAGVDSDLIAVGGDLTLDGSLNVTDAGGFDAGVYNLITYGGSLTDNGLVVGTAPTGFLYNVQTATAGQVNLLVNPDQLSFWNGAVTSADGAVHGGSGTWSTAGTTWTDATGSVSAPYQPESTLIFQGTPGTVTVDSAGVSVSKGLQFAVDGYTVTGSDITLNARSSSDTVAIRVGDGTSSGEGFTSTIAANLTGTGSLDKAGLGTLVLMGENTYNGDTAVSAGTLEFSNGATLASRYIRVGGPETAALTIADGSDVSARFFTYIAADAGSSGAVTVTGPNSRLQTGSAFSIGLDGNGTLSVLEGGLVTSAYGQIASFAGSTGAVEVIGKGSYWKNNFGLDTQGISLSVGRKGTGTLTIAEGGRVTSQKGVIGDAAGSKGDAVVSGDGSLWENSHYMNIGMLGRGTLTISDGGVVDVENSVHLGRLTGSSGTLNIGAAAGDLAQAAGVLDATAVKFGVGTGVINFNHTDTDYTFSTDISGNGSVHQLAGTTILTGTNTYTGGTTVSGGELVVSGTIGDVTVDGGSLGGAGTINGSATVTSGTIAAGNSPGTLTIDGDLNLTSTSVLDFELGSPSGTVGIDSDLIAVGGDLTLDGWLVVTDAGGFDAGVYNLITYSGNLTDNGLTVGLAPTGFLYNIQTATTGQVNLLVNADQLSFWNGAVTSADGTVHGGSGIWSSAGTNWTDATGSASAPYQPYSTLIFQGTPGTVTVDSAGVSVSKGMQFAADGYSITGGNLALTGPVQFRVGDSTTAGVGYTATIASNLAGAGSLEKTGFGELVLTGTSTYTGGTTVSGGKLVVNGTIGDVTVDGGSLGGSGTVGAIAFNSGAVIAPGNSIGTLNATSLVFNSGSTFEVELNDGGNAADINNDLLAASGTVTINGGSVHVKPENGTDDGSTYAANTVYRIMSAVGGVSGTFDSPTPTDDFAFFDFALSYDANNVYLSSQMASSSFCIYGMSANQCATGEGAFSLGSGDLFNSVLNLSNADAPGALDQLSGEAHASIKTALIEDSRFAREAALSRVRVAMDSVAADGQEQVEKRVGESLAFWGQSFGSWGRWNGNSNATGLDRSIGGFLLGGDAQIGESSRFGFFGGYDNSSFEVNGRTSFATADTLHLGAYGGTEFGPLGGRAGASYAWHDIDTTRSVSFTGFAENLSGSYTARTAQIFGEAGYRFDYAATSLEPFANISYVQLSSDGYSETGGSAALKVDRQTMDSTFTSIGLRAETRANLGQFTAKLSAQAAWQHAFGDVIPVVNHVFAGGEDFSVAGIPIARDALLLNLGASVDLGRNTTLGLTYDGKFGSGLTDQGLKANIALKF, encoded by the coding sequence ATGACTAAAGTGGCTGGTATTACAGCAAGTCGAGCGCCTTATCTTGCAGCTGCGGTAGTAGCCTCAGGGCCTTTGATGTTGTCCGTTACAACCACTGCTCTGGGGCAGTCTTGGGAAGGCAACCTCTCAACAGACTGGTTTAGTGATGATAACTGGTCTGGGGACATTATCCCGAATAAGACACAAGATGTTTACATCGATACCACAGCACCCAACTCGGCCAAAGTAACGAATAAAACCACCAACGGAACGGCAGGGGCGCAACGTCTACATGTCGGTGAACGAGGCGAAGGTACTCTGACGGTATCCGATGGCGGTACGGTGAGTAGTACGCACGGCTATATCGGCCATTTCAGTGGCTCAACCGGCATTGTTGAGGTGACCGGCACCGGGGTAGCCTGGGACAGTTCAGTGGATCTGTTTATCGGTGACTATGGCGATGGCGCTCTGACGGTGTCCGATGGTGGCGCAGTGAGTAGCGCGTACGGTTATGTCGGTAATCATAGTGGCTCAACTGGCAAGGTCGAGGTAACCAGCGCCGAGTCAACCTGGCAAATTTCAGACACCCTATATGTCGGCGAAGGTGGCGAAGGCGCTCTGACGATTTCCGATGGCGGTGCGGTGAGTAGTACGATCGGCTATATCGGCGGTGACAGTGACTCAACCGGCACAATTGAGGTGACAGGCACCGGATCAACCTGGGACAATTCGGGCAACCTGCATGTCGGCGCCGACGGCGATGGCACTCTAACGGTGTCCGATGATGGCACGGTGACTAATACAAACGGCATTATCGGTCATGGTATTGGCTCAACCGGTACAGTTGAGGTGACCGACATCGGGTCAGCCTGGGAGAATTCGGGCAGTCTGTTTGTCGGCCTCGGCGGCGAAGGCACTCTGACGATTTCCGAAGATGCAACAATTAGTGTGTCTGGAACGACTCAGCTGGGCGCTCACTCAACTGGTTCTGGCGTTTTGAACATTGGTGCGGGCAGCGGTGAAACGACTGCTGCGGCCGGAACGATTGATGCCTCAACGGTTGAGTTCGGAGATGGCACCGCGACGCTGGTTTTCAACCACACGGATGAGGCCGGTGCCTATCAGTTCGACGCTGACCTTGCCAGCACTGGCTCCGGAACTCATTCGATTGTGCACGAGTCCGGCTGGACAGATCTGAGGGGTAACAACGCAAACTTTACCGGCACAACAGAAGTCAACGGCGGCACTCTGTCCGTAAGCGGGTCACTGAGCAGTTTGACCGGCACAATCGGTTCTCTAAGCGGCTCAACTGGCACTGTTGAGGTGAGCGGCACCGGGGCAATTTGGGGCATTTCGGACACCCTGTTTGTCGGCCACGGCGGCGATGGCACACTGACGATATCAGACGGCAGTGCGGTGAGTGATGTGAACGGCTTTATCGCTAATAGTCGTGGCTCAATCGGCACTGTTGAGGTGACCGGCACCGGGTCAACCTGGAGCAACTCGAGCACTCTATATGTCGGCGAAGACGGCGATGGTACAGTGGCCGTGTCTGATGGCGGCGCGGTGAGTAGCAGGAACGGCTATATTGGCGACAACAATGGCTCAACCGGCAGTGTTGAGGTAACCGGCATCGGATCAACCTGGGACAATTCGGGCATTCTGGTTGTCGGCGCTTCTGGCAGAGGCACTCTGACGGTATCCGATGGCGGCGCTGTGAGTAATGCGACCGGCTATATCGGCTCCAGCAGTGTCTCAACCGGCACTGTTGAGGTGACCGGTACCGGGTCAACCTGGGAGAATTCGGACACTCTATTTGTCGGCCACGACGGCGAAGGCACCCTGACGATTTCCGAGGGTGCAACAGTGAATGTGTCTGGAGCGACCGAGCTGGGCTCAAGTTCAACGGGTTCTGGCGTTTTGAACATCGGTGCAGCAGCTGGAGATTCTGCCGTGGGGGCGGGAGTGCTCAACTCAGCAACCGTAACCTTTGGTACTGGTACAGGTACTATCAACTTCAATCACACGGATACCGATTACATTTTTAAGCCCCAGATCGCTGGAAACGGAATGGTCCATCAACTGTCCGGTACCACCACCCTGACCGGCACCAACACCTACACCGGCGGTACGACGGTCTCGGGAGGCGTGTTGGATGTGCGTAACGGCAATGCTCTGGCCAACACAGGCGATGTAAATGTTAGCGGCGGACGCCTTCTGATCACTGATACAGAGACAGTTGGTGATACAGCACTCACTGGTGGCTCTTTGGAAATTGGTACGGGTGTGACTCTATTCGCGGATGCATTCACACTGATGGATGGAACAATCATAGGCGGCACGCTCGAGGGGAGTTCATACACCGTAGAAAACGGCAGCATTGGTACGGTTCTGACCGGGACCGGCCCTTTGATCAAGACCGGCACTGGCACTGTCACGTTAACCGGCACCAACACCTATACCGGTGGCACCACTGTTTCAGGAGGAAAGCTGTTTGTTAATGGCACCATTGGTGATGTTACAATCAATGGCGGCACCCTTGGTGGTTCAGGCACGATCAACGGATCGGCAACAGTCACAAGCGGAACCATTGCAGCGGGTAACAGTCCGGGTGCGCTGACAATTGGCGGTGACCTTAATCTGACCTCCGCATCCGTTCTGGATTTCGAACTTGGACCTCCATCCGGCACAGCAGGCGTGGACAGTGACCTCATCGCCGTTGGCGGTGATCTGACGCTGGACGGATCGCTCAATGTCACTGATGCAGGTGGCTTTGACGCCGGGGTGTATAACCTGATCACCTATGGTGGCAGTTTGACCGACAACGGTCTGGTGGTGGGCACCGCGCCCACAGGTTTCCTTTACAACGTACAGACTGCGACCGCCGGACAGGTCAATCTTCTGGTGAACCCGGACCAGCTGAGCTTCTGGAACGGAGCGGTAACAAGTGCTGATGGAGCCGTTCATGGTGGTTCTGGCACCTGGAGCACCGCAGGAACCACCTGGACCGATGCCACCGGCTCAGTAAGTGCACCTTATCAACCGGAGAGCACGCTGATTTTCCAAGGAACACCGGGCACGGTCACGGTAGATAGTGCTGGGGTTTCGGTTTCCAAAGGCCTACAGTTCGCGGTGGATGGCTATACAGTGACTGGTAGCGATATCACTCTGAATGCACGTTCTAGTTCTGATACCGTTGCAATCAGGGTTGGGGACGGAACCAGCTCGGGCGAGGGTTTTACCTCAACCATTGCTGCCAACCTGACCGGGACTGGCTCGCTGGACAAAGCTGGTCTTGGAACTCTCGTCCTAATGGGTGAAAACACCTACAACGGCGACACTGCAGTTTCTGCGGGAACGCTGGAGTTTAGTAATGGCGCCACACTGGCCAGTCGATATATTCGCGTTGGTGGCCCTGAAACAGCAGCTCTAACTATTGCCGATGGCAGCGATGTTTCTGCAAGATTTTTTACCTATATTGCTGCTGACGCCGGTTCGTCTGGAGCTGTGACGGTGACAGGTCCAAACTCACGTTTGCAAACTGGGAGTGCTTTTAGCATTGGACTCGATGGAAACGGAACCCTGAGTGTCTTGGAAGGTGGTTTAGTTACCAGCGCTTATGGCCAGATCGCATCTTTTGCAGGCTCAACCGGGGCTGTGGAGGTAATAGGTAAGGGGTCATATTGGAAGAACAATTTCGGTTTGGACACACAAGGTATCAGTCTTTCTGTGGGACGTAAGGGGACCGGAACTTTGACCATTGCCGAAGGAGGTCGGGTAACCAGTCAAAAAGGGGTTATCGGTGATGCAGCTGGTTCTAAAGGTGACGCAGTTGTCTCGGGAGACGGGTCTCTCTGGGAAAATAGCCACTATATGAACATCGGAATGCTCGGAAGGGGTACCCTGACGATCTCAGATGGTGGCGTGGTTGATGTGGAGAACAGCGTTCATCTGGGTAGGCTGACAGGTTCCAGCGGCACGCTCAATATTGGTGCTGCAGCAGGTGATCTGGCTCAGGCAGCAGGTGTTTTAGATGCCACAGCGGTTAAGTTTGGTGTCGGTACCGGGGTGATCAACTTTAACCACACGGATACCGACTACACCTTCTCCACAGACATTAGCGGGAATGGCAGTGTCCACCAGCTTGCCGGCACCACCATCCTGACCGGTACTAACACCTATACCGGCGGCACCACCGTTTCAGGAGGTGAGCTGGTTGTGAGTGGCACTATTGGTGATGTTACAGTCGATGGCGGTAGCCTTGGCGGGGCTGGCACGATCAACGGTTCGGCAACAGTCACAAGCGGAACTATTGCTGCAGGCAACAGTCCCGGTACACTGACCATCGACGGCGACCTCAATCTTACTTCCACATCAGTTCTGGATTTTGAGCTTGGATCTCCTTCCGGCACAGTGGGCATCGACAGCGATCTCATCGCTGTTGGCGGTGATCTGACGTTGGATGGATGGCTTGTGGTCACTGATGCGGGTGGCTTTGACGCAGGGGTCTATAATTTAATCACCTATAGTGGCAACTTGACCGATAACGGTCTGACAGTGGGCCTCGCGCCCACAGGCTTTCTTTACAATATACAGACAGCAACAACCGGACAGGTCAATCTTCTGGTGAACGCAGACCAGCTGAGCTTCTGGAATGGTGCGGTAACAAGTGCTGATGGAACCGTTCATGGTGGTTCAGGCATCTGGAGCAGCGCAGGAACCAATTGGACCGATGCCACCGGCTCAGCAAGTGCACCTTATCAACCGTACAGCACGCTGATTTTCCAGGGAACACCGGGCACGGTCACGGTAGATAGTGCTGGGGTTTCGGTTTCCAAAGGCATGCAGTTCGCAGCCGATGGTTATAGTATAACTGGAGGCAATTTGGCTCTGACAGGTCCGGTCCAGTTCCGGGTTGGCGACAGCACCACCGCGGGCGTGGGATACACCGCTACCATTGCTTCCAATCTGGCCGGAGCTGGTTCACTGGAAAAAACCGGCTTCGGCGAGCTCGTCCTCACCGGCACCAGCACTTATACCGGCGGCACCACTGTTTCAGGAGGTAAACTGGTTGTGAATGGCACCATCGGTGATGTTACAGTCGATGGCGGTAGCCTTGGTGGTTCGGGGACTGTCGGGGCTATTGCCTTCAACTCAGGTGCTGTAATCGCTCCGGGAAACTCCATCGGGACTTTGAATGCGACTTCTCTTGTTTTCAATAGTGGTTCAACCTTTGAGGTTGAGTTGAACGATGGGGGCAACGCAGCAGACATCAACAACGATCTGCTTGCCGCCAGCGGCACTGTGACGATCAATGGTGGTTCGGTACATGTGAAGCCGGAAAACGGAACCGACGATGGTTCAACCTACGCTGCAAATACGGTCTATAGGATTATGAGCGCTGTAGGGGGCGTCTCTGGAACGTTTGATTCACCCACACCAACAGATGACTTCGCGTTCTTTGATTTCGCTCTGTCATATGATGCCAACAACGTTTATCTGAGTTCTCAAATGGCATCCAGCTCGTTCTGCATTTACGGGATGAGTGCTAATCAGTGCGCTACAGGTGAAGGTGCGTTCTCACTTGGCAGCGGAGACTTGTTCAATTCAGTCTTGAACCTGTCCAATGCGGATGCACCAGGAGCACTCGACCAGCTTTCAGGCGAAGCCCACGCCTCAATAAAAACAGCGCTGATCGAAGATAGCCGCTTTGCCCGCGAGGCTGCCCTCAGTCGTGTGCGCGTTGCAATGGATTCCGTTGCTGCGGATGGACAAGAGCAAGTGGAAAAGCGCGTTGGCGAGAGCCTCGCGTTCTGGGGGCAAAGTTTTGGGTCCTGGGGACGTTGGAATGGAAACAGCAATGCGACAGGGCTTGATCGGTCAATCGGCGGTTTCCTTCTGGGTGGAGATGCCCAGATCGGCGAAAGCTCCCGCTTTGGCTTTTTCGGTGGCTACGACAACAGCAGTTTCGAAGTGAATGGCAGAACGTCCTTTGCGACGGCCGACACGCTGCATCTTGGTGCTTATGGTGGCACAGAGTTTGGGCCTTTGGGGGGGCGCGCAGGTGCTAGCTATGCATGGCATGATATCGACACGACCCGTTCGGTCTCCTTCACTGGCTTTGCCGAGAACCTATCGGGGTCCTATACGGCGCGAACTGCGCAGATCTTTGGTGAAGCAGGGTATCGTTTTGATTATGCTGCGACCAGTCTGGAGCCATTTGCCAACATATCCTACGTCCAGTTGTCCAGTGATGGGTACTCCGAAACCGGTGGCTCTGCTGCGCTGAAGGTTGATCGCCAGACAATGGACAGCACCTTCACCAGTATCGGGTTGCGTGCAGAGACGCGGGCAAACCTTGGTCAATTCACCGCGAAGCTCTCAGCTCAAGCTGCCTGGCAGCATGCGTTTGGTGATGTAATACCTGTTGTCAACCATGTCTTTGCCGGAGGCGAGGACTTCTCCGTTGCCGGTATCCCGATTGCCAGAGATGCCCTCCTGCTGAATCTGGGAGCATCAGTGGATCTGGGACGGAACACGACCTTAGGTCTGACATATGATGGCAAATTTGGTTCCGGCCTCACCGATCAGGGGCTCAAAGCAAACATTGCTCTGAAGTTTTGA
- a CDS encoding peroxiredoxin: MVLRINDTIPDLTVTTDQGKLNLHNWVGDSWAIIFSHPKDFTPVCTTEFGAVARLAKEWEARNTKVLGISVDGVEDHKKWKGDIEAVGGARPEFAIVADDDLEMAKAFDMLPAEYVMPDGRTPADSATVRSVFIIGPDKQVKLMMTYPMSVGRNFSEILRALDGLQMSAKGVATPADWQVGQDVIVPPAVSTEDAQTKFGVVNTILPYLRTVHAPR; this comes from the coding sequence ATGGTTTTACGTATAAACGATACAATTCCCGATTTGACGGTGACGACTGATCAGGGAAAACTCAACCTGCACAACTGGGTTGGCGACAGTTGGGCGATAATTTTCTCGCACCCTAAAGACTTTACACCCGTTTGCACGACTGAATTTGGTGCTGTTGCAAGACTGGCGAAGGAATGGGAAGCTAGAAACACCAAGGTATTGGGTATCTCGGTAGATGGTGTTGAAGACCATAAAAAGTGGAAAGGTGACATTGAAGCCGTTGGTGGGGCCAGGCCAGAGTTTGCAATTGTTGCTGATGACGATTTAGAGATGGCAAAGGCATTTGACATGCTGCCAGCGGAATATGTGATGCCAGACGGTCGGACGCCAGCAGACTCTGCCACAGTACGTTCAGTGTTTATCATTGGACCTGACAAGCAGGTGAAACTTATGATGACCTATCCGATGTCTGTTGGTCGTAATTTTTCCGAAATATTGCGTGCTTTGGATGGCCTGCAAATGTCTGCCAAAGGCGTTGCTACCCCAGCTGATTGGCAGGTAGGACAAGATGTGATTGTACCGCCAGCGGTTAGCACGGAGGATGCTCAAACGAAATTCGGTGTGGTGAATACCATTTTGCCGTATTTGCGCACAGTCCATGCGCCACGTTAG
- a CDS encoding ABC transporter permease subunit produces MGNTIIWTQPWTKAAQVDGAIPWQTFCFIFLPLAVPIITVVFVLSFIGIINDYFLAFIPLRSEENLTLAVETLLYLNEFKYLWGDFAATTILSGLPITVVFMIAQKYLEAGLSDGAVKG; encoded by the coding sequence ATGGGGAACACGATAATCTGGACCCAGCCATGGACAAAGGCAGCACAGGTTGATGGTGCTATACCATGGCAAACTTTCTGCTTCATCTTCCTGCCATTGGCAGTCCCAATCATCACTGTCGTATTTGTCCTGTCGTTCATTGGCATAATCAACGACTACTTCTTAGCGTTTATTCCTCTACGCTCGGAAGAGAACCTGACACTTGCTGTGGAAACGCTGCTGTACCTAAATGAGTTCAAGTACCTCTGGGGAGATTTCGCTGCTACTACCATCTTATCAGGCCTCCCTATTACCGTAGTTTTTATGATTGCGCAGAAGTACCTTGAAGCAGGCCTCAGCGATGGAGCGGTAAAGGGATAA
- a CDS encoding sulfite exporter TauE/SafE family protein gives MDVVGVLGYTYVELSLIAATYFFAAFIKGFAGLGFTTSCLAILVHFIGLDRAIPLITIPALAIDIILVYESGSVKTSFLRFQKLHIFTIPGVVLGLWLLSTAPMHLLTITLGTLIILFYFYSIASKDFSLPPHLESAFASPVGFITGLLCGMTGSQLLPVAPYLISLRLPRSEFIQAINTCFTFLTLSMIIGLTYLGLLHIGAFAVSFVGLGIVYGGTKTGNYLGQYMSATMFRHVVLVMLLLSGVALIVFEVIK, from the coding sequence ATGGATGTAGTAGGAGTTCTGGGTTACACATACGTCGAACTATCGTTAATTGCAGCAACATACTTTTTTGCAGCCTTTATCAAAGGTTTCGCAGGACTTGGCTTTACAACGAGTTGCCTTGCAATCCTGGTTCATTTCATAGGCTTGGATCGCGCGATACCTCTTATTACTATACCTGCACTAGCGATAGACATTATTCTCGTCTACGAATCTGGGAGTGTAAAAACGTCATTTTTGCGATTTCAAAAACTGCATATCTTTACGATTCCAGGAGTGGTTTTGGGCTTATGGCTCTTAAGTACTGCACCGATGCATTTGCTCACCATAACCTTAGGCACCCTTATTATCTTGTTCTATTTTTATTCTATAGCATCAAAGGATTTCAGTTTGCCGCCCCATCTGGAGAGCGCTTTTGCAAGCCCAGTTGGATTTATTACAGGTCTTCTTTGCGGCATGACTGGTTCTCAACTGCTACCAGTGGCACCATACCTCATCTCTCTCCGATTACCCCGCTCTGAATTTATTCAGGCTATCAATACATGTTTTACGTTTCTTACCCTCAGCATGATAATAGGCCTCACATATCTGGGGCTGTTGCATATCGGAGCTTTTGCTGTTTCTTTCGTCGGCCTAGGTATCGTTTATGGTGGGACAAAAACAGGCAATTACCTCGGTCAATATATGAGCGCCACGATGTTTCGACATGTGGTGTTGGTGATGCTTTTGCTATCTGGAGTTGCCCTGATCGTGTTTGAGGTCATTAAATGA
- a CDS encoding alpha/beta fold hydrolase, protein MAAADRENWLTPNPDLQTFQAIVSSMAEVIDVPEATITGLSVPTFGLVGSDDPERETIEQFKRLLPNFSFEVLPETDHPRSSKHPKLPQLIKEFLSNAEEQLTLTSSPC, encoded by the coding sequence ATGGCTGCCGCAGACCGTGAAAATTGGCTCACACCAAATCCTGACCTCCAGACATTTCAGGCGATTGTTTCATCGATGGCTGAGGTCATTGACGTTCCTGAGGCAACCATAACAGGTCTATCTGTACCCACTTTTGGCCTTGTAGGATCAGATGATCCAGAAAGAGAAACAATCGAGCAGTTCAAAAGGCTTTTACCAAATTTTTCCTTTGAAGTACTGCCTGAAACGGATCATCCGAGAAGTTCAAAACATCCCAAACTGCCACAACTGATCAAAGAGTTCCTGTCAAACGCAGAAGAACAGCTTACTCTCACCTCTTCCCCATGTTGA
- a CDS encoding alpha/beta fold hydrolase, with translation MSVILPDRRGHGYSSRSKRSEDFGMHMAGDISRILDAEGLDMAHLAGFSQGSEIAWRTALKRPDQVCSLFLISSGWPGPELDNALNGYTGMLKWLPQTVKIGSHQILTSRHFRRLFHRWLRSLTFLRQP, from the coding sequence ATGTCTGTTATTCTCCCAGATCGTCGCGGACACGGTTACAGTAGTCGCTCGAAAAGATCAGAAGACTTCGGCATGCATATGGCTGGCGACATTTCTCGCATTCTGGACGCAGAAGGTCTGGACATGGCACATTTGGCAGGCTTCTCGCAAGGATCGGAAATAGCTTGGCGAACCGCTTTGAAGCGTCCAGATCAAGTTTGTTCTCTTTTCCTCATCTCTTCAGGTTGGCCAGGGCCAGAGCTGGATAATGCATTGAACGGGTACACGGGCATGCTGAAATGGCTGCCGCAGACCGTGAAAATTGGCTCACACCAAATCCTGACCTCCAGACATTTCAGGCGATTGTTTCATCGATGGCTGAGGTCATTGACGTTCCTGAGGCAACCATAA
- a CDS encoding helix-turn-helix transcriptional regulator, producing the protein MSVNLSMTHSLQLISSEAALRCKPDIPQYIFDNWQHLIDQAAKATHTSAVLVTEVTETTIQLALKSEGADNPFARTDPGKRHRDIYCDTVVNTQEPLIVRNATDSIRWQSAPHYECGMSFYLGFPVSWPDAFPFGTICVMDRSSENRALELYGLIEEIQKVMNNDLALLLQVENQKAEQAMLINKLETVQSSLSEVVVDLEDYKSAMRVLLKERENDRQAVKSEIDAELSHVVEPLLKALEQHGPLNTRQVADLDALRRVLNVALEDQRKVFRVLSPIELKVAKLIQQGRSSKQIADELHLSKSTIDFHRQNLRRKLDVSSRGGNLRACLQTLI; encoded by the coding sequence ATGAGCGTGAACCTTTCGATGACCCATAGCCTTCAACTCATTTCTTCTGAGGCGGCACTGCGTTGTAAACCTGATATTCCGCAATATATCTTCGACAATTGGCAGCACTTAATTGATCAGGCTGCGAAGGCAACTCATACATCCGCTGTTCTCGTGACAGAAGTGACAGAAACTACCATCCAGCTAGCCCTCAAAAGTGAAGGTGCGGATAATCCATTTGCGAGAACTGATCCTGGAAAGCGTCACCGTGATATCTATTGTGACACGGTAGTGAACACTCAGGAGCCACTAATTGTGAGAAATGCTACGGACAGCATACGCTGGCAAAGTGCGCCTCACTATGAATGTGGTATGAGTTTCTATCTTGGGTTTCCAGTCTCATGGCCAGATGCATTCCCATTCGGCACCATTTGTGTAATGGATCGAAGCTCAGAGAACCGCGCATTGGAGCTTTATGGACTGATTGAAGAAATTCAGAAAGTAATGAATAACGACCTCGCCTTGCTGTTGCAGGTAGAAAACCAAAAAGCTGAACAAGCAATGCTGATAAATAAGCTTGAGACAGTGCAATCCTCGCTTTCTGAAGTTGTAGTAGATCTTGAAGACTATAAATCAGCGATGCGCGTTTTGCTAAAAGAGCGCGAAAATGATCGGCAAGCGGTTAAGAGCGAAATTGATGCAGAACTGTCGCATGTGGTCGAACCACTTTTAAAGGCTCTTGAACAGCATGGTCCGCTGAATACTCGGCAAGTTGCAGATTTAGATGCATTGCGCCGGGTACTGAACGTGGCGCTTGAAGACCAACGTAAAGTTTTCCGTGTTCTGTCGCCGATTGAATTGAAAGTGGCCAAGCTCATTCAACAGGGCCGCTCAAGTAAGCAAATTGCCGATGAGTTGCATCTATCGAAGAGCACAATTGATTTTCATCGGCAGAACTTGCGACGCAAACTTGATGTTTCGAGCCGTGGAGGCAACTTGAGGGCATGCTTACAAACCCTAATATGA
- a CDS encoding cytochrome P460 family protein, with the protein MFKNLLKSTLASAFLICGMSTVGLAQDAAQYDVEGQLKLPTDYREWVFVGANTSPHELNDGKAPFNEMRAIYIDRAGYDFWKTNGTFKDGTFLIKEVMSATRYEGTTGNGYAAGDIVALAAMVKDSTRFAEDAGQWGFFRFPKLKDSKYFAKTSEQYAEDRCSYCHVAAASETDMVFLEHYPVLRDAQGTGRSGVPMKAD; encoded by the coding sequence ATGTTCAAAAATCTATTAAAGTCCACATTAGCTTCTGCATTCCTTATTTGTGGTATGAGCACAGTAGGGCTTGCTCAGGATGCTGCACAATATGATGTTGAAGGACAATTAAAACTTCCGACAGATTATCGCGAGTGGGTGTTTGTAGGAGCTAATACATCTCCCCATGAACTGAATGATGGCAAAGCACCTTTTAACGAAATGCGAGCTATCTACATTGATCGTGCCGGCTACGATTTTTGGAAAACCAATGGTACTTTCAAAGATGGAACCTTTCTAATTAAAGAAGTTATGTCTGCCACTCGTTATGAGGGCACAACCGGAAATGGCTATGCGGCTGGAGATATTGTTGCGCTCGCTGCAATGGTTAAAGATAGTACACGGTTTGCTGAGGATGCAGGGCAATGGGGCTTCTTCCGCTTTCCGAAGCTTAAAGATAGCAAGTACTTTGCCAAAACCAGTGAGCAGTACGCTGAAGATCGCTGTTCTTATTGCCACGTAGCAGCAGCATCTGAGACAGACATGGTTTTCTTGGAACACTATCCCGTATTGCGGGATGCACAAGGAACAGGACGTTCAGGTGTACCTATGAAGGCGGATTAA